A portion of the Halococcus salsus genome contains these proteins:
- a CDS encoding ATP-dependent DNA helicase, which yields MPERVRIPAIVAADSQRAWRFFPYESPYENQRAAIERIHDALDEERDVLFEGACGTGKTLSALVPALEFAREEDKTVVITTSVHQQMRQFVADARAINEHEPLKATVFKGKASMCHIGVDYEECQVLRDTTKNLVEAESEKRELEAAQGDLLDASQAGEADAAEARSAVMDELDAVEDELDDLRDGSICEHYYNNLPADTEEFYGWLAADVRTPEEVYDYAEREGLCGYELLKDGMEAMDLVVCNYHHILDPNIREQFFRWLGRDPEDVITVFDEAHNVEGAAREHATRTLTETTLDSALAECEDADDPRTEKATNVVSAFRGALLSTYDDKLGFGARERVGEDWEDLEVANPEGRDDLTLAFLDAYTGQGIEGDVEAALALGANLDREYDRKYRDGETQVRKECQTLQVARFVESWLADGTVGGRHPVVSVRRGPEGVYGRAESFASIPREVTEPLFESLHSTILMSATLRPFEVTGDVLGLDDPETMAYGLTFPEERRRTFAVDTPALFARDRDEHEVQEAVTDALRDAVRFTPGNTLLFFPSYSEAERYHDRLALSLSATSYLDEAGKSVENIRDSFVDDDDGVLFTSLWGTLTEGVSFDGDDAHTVVVVGVPYPHLDDRLRAVEDAYDAAFDAGWEYAVEIPTIRKTRQALGRVLRSPEEIGVRALLDARYTGRASREMGKYAVRESFPDEERAEIIDIDPEKLKFAMLNFYTDFDAYDGAPPTP from the coding sequence ATGCCCGAACGCGTACGAATTCCCGCTATTGTGGCGGCCGACTCGCAGCGCGCGTGGCGATTCTTCCCCTACGAGTCGCCCTACGAGAATCAGCGCGCGGCCATCGAACGCATCCACGACGCCCTCGACGAGGAGCGCGACGTGCTCTTCGAGGGAGCCTGTGGGACGGGCAAGACCCTCTCCGCGCTGGTCCCCGCGCTCGAGTTCGCCCGCGAGGAGGACAAGACGGTGGTCATCACGACCAGCGTTCACCAGCAGATGCGCCAGTTCGTCGCCGACGCGCGGGCGATCAACGAACACGAACCCCTCAAAGCAACCGTCTTCAAGGGCAAGGCCTCGATGTGCCACATCGGGGTCGACTACGAGGAGTGTCAGGTCCTCCGGGACACCACCAAGAACCTCGTCGAGGCCGAGAGCGAGAAACGTGAACTCGAAGCGGCCCAGGGCGACCTGCTCGACGCGAGCCAGGCGGGCGAAGCGGACGCCGCCGAGGCCCGGAGCGCGGTGATGGACGAACTCGACGCCGTCGAGGACGAACTCGACGATCTTCGAGACGGATCGATCTGCGAACACTACTACAACAACCTCCCCGCCGACACCGAGGAGTTCTACGGGTGGCTCGCCGCGGACGTCCGCACCCCCGAGGAGGTCTACGACTACGCCGAACGCGAGGGACTCTGTGGCTACGAACTCCTGAAAGACGGCATGGAGGCGATGGATCTCGTGGTCTGCAACTACCACCACATCCTCGACCCCAACATCCGCGAACAGTTCTTCCGCTGGCTCGGCCGCGATCCTGAAGACGTTATTACTGTTTTCGACGAGGCCCACAACGTCGAGGGCGCGGCACGCGAACACGCCACCCGGACCCTGACCGAGACCACGCTCGACTCCGCGCTCGCCGAGTGCGAGGACGCCGACGACCCGCGGACCGAGAAGGCCACGAACGTCGTGAGCGCGTTCCGCGGCGCGCTGCTCTCGACCTACGACGACAAACTGGGCTTCGGCGCGCGCGAGCGGGTCGGCGAGGACTGGGAGGACCTCGAAGTCGCGAACCCGGAGGGCCGGGACGACCTCACCCTAGCCTTCCTCGACGCCTACACCGGCCAGGGCATCGAGGGTGACGTGGAGGCGGCGCTCGCGCTCGGCGCGAACCTCGATCGGGAGTACGATAGGAAGTACCGCGACGGCGAGACCCAGGTCAGAAAGGAGTGCCAGACCCTCCAGGTCGCGCGGTTCGTCGAGTCCTGGCTCGCCGACGGCACGGTCGGCGGTCGCCATCCCGTGGTCTCGGTGCGCCGGGGCCCGGAGGGGGTCTACGGCCGCGCCGAGTCGTTCGCCTCCATCCCGCGCGAGGTCACCGAACCGCTGTTCGAGAGCCTCCACTCGACGATCCTGATGAGCGCGACCCTCCGCCCGTTCGAGGTCACCGGCGATGTACTCGGTCTCGACGACCCCGAGACGATGGCCTACGGCCTCACCTTCCCCGAGGAGCGCCGCCGGACCTTCGCGGTGGACACCCCGGCGCTGTTCGCGCGCGACCGCGACGAGCACGAGGTCCAGGAGGCGGTGACGGACGCGCTCCGCGACGCGGTCCGGTTCACCCCCGGGAACACCCTCCTGTTCTTCCCGAGTTACTCCGAGGCCGAACGGTATCACGACCGACTCGCGCTCTCGCTGTCGGCCACGAGCTACCTCGACGAGGCCGGGAAATCCGTCGAGAACATTCGAGACTCGTTCGTCGACGACGACGACGGCGTGCTCTTCACCTCGCTCTGGGGCACCCTCACCGAAGGCGTGAGCTTCGACGGCGACGACGCCCACACGGTGGTCGTGGTCGGGGTTCCCTACCCGCACCTCGACGACCGTCTCCGGGCTGTCGAGGACGCCTACGACGCCGCCTTCGACGCGGGCTGGGAGTACGCCGTCGAGATTCCGACCATCCGAAAGACCCGTCAGGCGCTCGGGCGGGTGCTCCGCTCGCCGGAGGAGATCGGGGTCCGGGCACTCCTCGATGCCCGCTACACCGGGCGCGCAAGCCGTGAGATGGGTAAGTACGCCGTTCGCGAGAGCTTCCCGGACGAGGAACGCGCGGAGATCATCGATATCGACCCCGAGAAGCTCAAGTTCGCGATGCTCAACTTCTACACCGACTTCGACGCCTACGACGGCGCACCGCCGACGCCATAA